The stretch of DNA AGCCCAGCAGGCCAAAGTCGCAGCCAAAGGTGGCGTTAAACTGGCCGTGTACGAGGTCAATCTAGGCACGACCCTGGGCCAGGTCAACCAGCAGGCGGTGGACTCATCCGTCCCGTCTCTCGGAGCAGCTCTCTCGGTGGCTGATCACATGCTGCTCATGCTTCGCGATGATGGCATAACCAACCAGGCACTCTTTTCTCTTCCTGAATACCTCAATGGATTTAGCGATCCCGACCATCCCGGCCACAACGGCACGGTCAAGCTCTGGGGCTCCGTCGTCGACATGGGCGGCCAGACCAACCGCGTACGTCCCACCTTTGAAGCGGAAGAACTCATCAACACCGCCATCGCCGACAAGATGATCGAAACCATCCATTCAGGAGCAAATCCCACATGGGATCAGCCGGAGAGCCGCAACGCCAAAATCAAACTAACCGGCGCGCACTACCTGCAAACCTTTGCCTTTACCAATGGCACGCATTGCAGCCTGGTGGTCTTCAATCTCAGTCGGAATGCCACGCTTCCCGTGACCTTTTCCGGGCCGGTGGCTCCTCGCGGAGCGGTAAAGGTAAGCCGCCTGACCTCGCCGCACATCACCGATAGCAACGAATACACACTGACCGTCGCCACAGCCCACAAATCGGAACCCAACTTCGACCCGGCGAAGAGCTACGAACTGCCGCCCTACTCCATGACTGTGCTGGAATGGAACGTTACCGGCGTACATTTCTAATTTTAAAACCGGTAGCGGGATCGAGTTCTGCCATTCTAATCTCCGGCATCTCGACTCCTTCGCAGCAGATCGATGCCGAGAAGATCGACGCCGAGAAGCCCGCAGGCACAGTCACATCGGATACCATCCAGTTCGCATCGTCGGACAAATCTCGCACACGCTCTCCGCCCGTCTGCATCTCCGGTGAGACGGATACAGTGACCTGCTGCAGGCTGCGATAAAGCCCCAGCCCTATCGCCTTCAGATAAGACTCCTTGCGCGTCCACAAGCGATAAAACGCCAGTTCCTGCGCGCCTGTTTCAACTTCAAGCCAACGATCAAACTCCTCCATCGACATCACGCTGCGCGCCATAGCCTCCAGATCCGCCATTGGACGCAATCGCTCGATGTCCACTCCGAGTTCCCAGTCCAATGTCACGCCAATCAAAGCCGCTCCTGCCGTGTGACTAAGATTGAACCGCACATCTGGCTTATCGCCTGCGATCAGGAGGTGCGGCTTTGCCCCGGCATCTCGACCGTCGTCAAAGATTACATCCGCAGGTGCAATGCCAAGACACTCTCCCAGAACCACACGCAACGCAGCATGAGAGGTTATGTATTCGCGGCGATGCTGTTCCGCCCGAAAGATATCGGCCTTCGCGCGTTCCATAACGGACAGCCACTCCCGCCATCGCGCAAGCTGAGATTCATCCGCCTTCACATCCAGTCGGATCAGCCAGGCGTGTACTGTATCGGGAGCAAGCATCTCTAAGAGGACACTCTAGCAGGAAGCGCTTCTCGATGTGGAGCAGTGGTGGTGTTTTAAATCTACGTTGAGTGGTTTGGCGCTTACTGTTTTGTGGTCCTTGGATTCAGACTTTGCTCGGTGCGCGTACTCTCACGATGAACTTTCGCTGCTCAAAAAAATTGAGTACCCATACGGAACTCAGGTCTACATCGTCATGCTTCTGGTGCCAGTACAAACAAATGTCGAGTTCGCAATGATAAAAAGTTCCGGAATCCCAAAAATTATCTGGAACTGGATATGTGAGAACCTCTACTTCTATTCTCTCTTCTTCAAGCCCATGTTCGACATTGTGATAATAAGAGAGGCCACGGATAATTTTCTTAATGATCCGAATCACCCGTGCATCTCTGCCGGGGTAAATCAGATTGCGATCTCGCCCCTCGAATACCACCGGAACCAATTGCTTGGCTATATCCCGCCTACGCCGTTCTCCATCCGGTTGGTAGAAACTCGGTCTTGCTTTTGTTTTCCAGAGCTCTCGGACCACATCATTTGGCTCTCCGGCAAGTAAGAGAACCGTTCGAAAATGCGCTTCATCGTCCGACCATCCTCGATTACAGGATGCGCACTCCCATACCGTAATTCGTTGAACACGCGATGTTTTCTTCGACGCAGGATATAGACACCTTGGAATCACATGCCCGCGTTCCAGGGTAGTGCCTTCAAAACCGCAATAAACGCATTTTTGTGTTCTCTTTGGCATTAGTTTGCAGAATAGACAAGCCAATTATCTACTTTTTTACCAACGCACTTTTAAGACACCACCCGTAGCAGATATAGCTACTCCTAGAAAAGCGGATAGCGATTGTTGAATCGCTATCCGCATCTGTTGAACGCAAGCCTGCGCCG from Acidicapsa ligni encodes:
- a CDS encoding 4'-phosphopantetheinyl transferase family protein, whose protein sequence is MLAPDTVHAWLIRLDVKADESQLARWREWLSVMERAKADIFRAEQHRREYITSHAALRVVLGECLGIAPADVIFDDGRDAGAKPHLLIAGDKPDVRFNLSHTAGAALIGVTLDWELGVDIERLRPMADLEAMARSVMSMEEFDRWLEVETGAQELAFYRLWTRKESYLKAIGLGLYRSLQQVTVSVSPEMQTGGERVRDLSDDANWMVSDVTVPAGFSASIFSASICCEGVEMPEIRMAELDPATGFKIRNVRR